A part of Vulcanisaeta moutnovskia 768-28 genomic DNA contains:
- a CDS encoding AAA family ATPase, with protein sequence MITRVEIENFRSIIRGKAVITEGINFIHGPNGSGKTSILEAIAIALYGSEWVRGKYRLGDLVRRGASSAIIRVEYLGIDGHKYLIQRAFSTEKTIESQTYILDEGGRRVAARDREATQFVVKTVGIDMETFSELLYVRQGEIREILRSGRRGEFKLDTLLRLDAIERARQDVVREGFKAVTSIVEGLRGRLEVLERELNSRREELMRLEREVSDSAGVLSNREAELKVIEDELNKLTAREQELERLENEYSELRQRLSMLSEEELKITNELNELRKNLDQLGKLRARASELESVVSKEDELRKKLEELRRRRDDVKARLTLAQGYRQRIEEVNRELSSIDASVKELNNELDRINELKTKAEELRRKLMRRSSIDVEINNVREELARVNAEIEHIELELNLLRGGQVEKCPLCGRPLSRDSAQELVASREARLRELGRRREELMMRLGRLSNEYEELSRLETELRGIEGEVSKERVIKASLEDLRRRRNSLLEELAKISNYNEESLRSELRSIEDELNKLNRELDGLGRAKVELAELRGRLSSIEELERRIRDGEARLLSVRGERTNVEVRIKELEDKVKELGDVRARIRELSSRRDSLMREVGELRGKVNTLRDRIERLRTELMSRDSEIGSVRAGLSKYVGAMDTLSRLQQVLDDVKPTVRKLFLDSVNEELNVMLKELMHKASYAFMEINEDYDVIVKRNDGVVLPIDALSIGERNLVSLMLRYAIARVVMGLIPILILDEPTEHLDEEHRRRVGDWIRSLSNGVRTVIITSHVDALETIADNVIRIGFVNDRGESMFANS encoded by the coding sequence GTGATTACCAGGGTAGAAATTGAAAACTTTAGGTCGATAATTAGGGGTAAGGCAGTCATTACTGAGGGTATTAACTTCATACATGGACCGAATGGGTCAGGTAAGACGAGCATACTGGAGGCAATAGCCATAGCCCTATACGGCTCAGAATGGGTCAGGGGTAAGTACAGGCTGGGTGACCTAGTCAGGCGCGGTGCATCCAGTGCGATTATTCGCGTTGAGTACCTGGGTATCGATGGGCATAAGTACCTGATCCAGAGGGCCTTCAGTACCGAGAAGACCATTGAGTCCCAGACCTACATACTCGATGAGGGTGGCAGGAGAGTTGCGGCTAGGGATAGGGAGGCCACGCAGTTTGTGGTTAAGACCGTGGGTATAGACATGGAGACATTCTCGGAACTCCTCTACGTCAGACAGGGGGAGATTAGGGAGATACTTAGGAGCGGTAGAAGGGGTGAGTTTAAGCTTGATACCCTGCTCAGGCTTGATGCCATTGAGAGGGCTAGGCAGGACGTGGTTAGGGAGGGTTTTAAGGCGGTGACGAGTATTGTGGAGGGATTGAGAGGTAGGCTTGAGGTACTCGAGCGTGAATTAAATAGTAGGAGGGAGGAGTTAATGAGACTCGAGAGGGAGGTTTCGGATTCCGCAGGCGTCCTTAGTAATAGGGAGGCTGAGCTTAAGGTTATTGAGGATGAATTGAATAAATTAACCGCTAGGGAGCAGGAGCTAGAGAGGCTGGAGAATGAGTACTCGGAATTAAGGCAGAGGCTATCCATGCTTAGTGAGGAAGAATTGAAAATAACCAACGAATTAAATGAATTAAGGAAGAACCTTGATCAATTAGGTAAGTTGAGGGCACGAGCCTCTGAGTTAGAGTCCGTAGTATCAAAGGAGGATGAGTTAAGAAAAAAGCTTGAGGAATTGAGGAGGAGGCGTGATGATGTTAAGGCAAGATTAACGCTTGCCCAGGGCTATAGGCAGAGAATTGAGGAAGTTAATAGGGAGTTGAGTAGTATTGATGCCAGTGTTAAGGAGTTGAATAATGAGTTGGATAGAATTAACGAGCTTAAGACCAAAGCCGAGGAGTTAAGGAGGAAATTGATGAGGAGGTCATCGATAGATGTCGAGATTAATAATGTAAGGGAGGAGTTGGCTAGGGTTAATGCTGAGATTGAACACATTGAACTAGAACTAAACCTGCTCAGGGGTGGTCAAGTCGAGAAATGCCCACTATGTGGTAGGCCATTGAGTAGGGATTCGGCACAGGAACTAGTTGCAAGTAGGGAGGCTAGGTTGAGGGAGTTGGGTAGGAGGAGGGAGGAGTTAATGATGAGGTTGGGCAGGTTAAGTAATGAGTATGAGGAGTTAAGTAGGTTGGAGACTGAGTTGAGGGGTATTGAGGGTGAGGTTAGTAAGGAGAGAGTCATTAAGGCTTCCCTTGAGGATCTACGTAGGAGGAGGAATTCACTTCTCGAGGAATTGGCGAAAATCAGTAATTATAATGAGGAATCCTTAAGGAGTGAGTTGAGGTCCATTGAGGATGAGTTGAACAAGTTGAATAGGGAGCTCGATGGGCTGGGTAGGGCTAAGGTGGAGCTTGCTGAGTTAAGGGGTAGGTTGTCGAGTATTGAGGAATTGGAGAGGAGGATTAGGGATGGTGAGGCTAGATTGTTGAGCGTGCGTGGAGAGAGGACTAATGTTGAGGTGAGGATTAAGGAGCTGGAGGATAAAGTTAAGGAGCTTGGGGATGTTAGGGCGAGAATTAGGGAACTAAGTTCAAGGAGGGATTCATTGATGAGGGAGGTTGGTGAGTTAAGGGGTAAGGTTAATACCCTTAGGGATAGGATTGAGAGGCTAAGGACTGAATTGATGAGTAGGGATTCGGAGATAGGTAGTGTTAGGGCTGGGTTGAGTAAGTACGTGGGCGCCATGGACACACTCAGTAGGCTTCAACAGGTCCTTGATGATGTTAAGCCCACGGTTAGGAAATTGTTCTTGGATTCGGTTAATGAGGAGTTGAATGTAATGTTGAAAGAACTAATGCATAAGGCCTCATACGCATTCATGGAGATTAATGAGGACTATGACGTAATAGTGAAGAGGAATGATGGAGTAGTACTACCTATTGATGCACTGTCAATTGGTGAGAGGAACCTAGTCTCCCTAATGCTTAGGTATGCGATTGCCAGGGTCGTCATGGGCCTAATACCAATACTAATACTTGATGAACCCACGGAGCACCTGGACGAGGAGCATAGGCGTAGGGTTGGTGACTGGATAAGGAGCCTGAGTAATGGCGTTAGGACTGTGATAATAACATCACACGTGGATGCCCTGGAGACTATTGCTGATAACGTTATTAGGATAGGTTTCGTGAATGATAGAGGCGAGTCAATGTTCGCAAATTCATGA
- a CDS encoding acetate--CoA ligase family protein codes for MSVGLDYLLNPRSVAIIGATAREGSVGGVITRNLLTKFRGRIYLVNPSYNELLGHRVYRSVLEIPDEVDLAVIVTPAPTVPKVMSECVAKGVRVAVIISGGFSEVGEDGTRLEREVKEVAQGRVRILGPNCIGIYNAFNGLDTFFIPQVRMERPRPGPIALISQSGAVAAAILDWAARRSIGVGLAVNYGNKLDISEVELLGALASNENVRVIVIYIEGLKYADEGRKLLEVMRQVTRIKPIVVYKAGRSKSSSRAVKSHTAALAGNYEIYRAMLRQAGAIEVNNLMDALEVAKALATQPLPRGNRVLVITDSGGAGVQAVDNVETVGLVVPELPQDLRNTLAKSLPPFASTANPIDLTGSATDAMYKFVLDTVLPTDHIDMVLILAQMQLPGMTPKLADYIIEVRRFGKPIVVYGISANEEARTFKARLEEGGVPTYDRLETAANALRALYEYAVIRGLARPH; via the coding sequence GTGAGTGTAGGCCTCGACTACTTACTTAATCCCAGGTCAGTAGCCATAATAGGCGCCACGGCCAGGGAGGGAAGTGTAGGCGGTGTAATAACCAGGAACCTACTTACGAAGTTCAGGGGTAGGATCTACCTGGTCAACCCAAGTTATAATGAGTTGCTTGGCCATAGGGTTTACAGGTCAGTGCTTGAGATTCCTGATGAGGTTGATTTGGCCGTGATAGTTACGCCAGCACCCACAGTACCGAAGGTAATGAGTGAGTGCGTTGCTAAGGGTGTTAGGGTTGCTGTAATAATTAGTGGTGGTTTTAGTGAGGTTGGTGAGGACGGCACGAGGCTTGAGAGGGAGGTTAAGGAGGTGGCGCAGGGAAGGGTTAGGATATTAGGCCCTAACTGCATTGGTATCTATAATGCGTTTAATGGCTTGGATACATTCTTTATACCACAGGTCAGGATGGAGAGACCTAGGCCGGGACCAATAGCCCTCATAAGTCAGAGTGGTGCTGTTGCGGCTGCGATCCTTGATTGGGCTGCAAGGAGGAGCATCGGCGTTGGATTAGCCGTGAACTATGGAAACAAACTGGACATTAGTGAGGTTGAGTTGCTCGGGGCGTTGGCAAGTAATGAGAATGTGAGAGTCATCGTGATATATATTGAGGGTTTGAAATATGCAGATGAAGGCAGGAAATTACTCGAAGTAATGAGGCAGGTTACCAGAATTAAGCCAATAGTCGTTTATAAGGCAGGTAGGTCGAAATCCTCGAGTAGAGCCGTTAAGTCCCACACCGCCGCCCTTGCGGGTAATTACGAGATTTATAGGGCAATGCTTAGGCAAGCCGGTGCAATAGAGGTTAATAATCTAATGGATGCCCTCGAGGTGGCCAAGGCCCTGGCAACACAGCCGCTGCCCAGGGGCAACAGGGTGTTGGTAATCACAGATAGTGGCGGGGCCGGTGTTCAGGCTGTTGATAATGTAGAGACAGTCGGCTTGGTAGTCCCTGAACTACCACAAGACCTACGGAACACGCTGGCTAAGTCATTACCGCCATTCGCAAGCACTGCAAACCCTATTGATCTGACGGGTAGCGCCACTGACGCCATGTATAAGTTCGTGCTAGATACAGTACTACCAACGGATCACATAGACATGGTGCTCATCCTAGCCCAAATGCAGTTGCCTGGCATGACACCTAAACTCGCGGATTACATAATTGAGGTCAGGAGGTTTGGCAAGCCAATAGTTGTTTATGGCATTAGCGCCAATGAGGAAGCTAGGACCTTCAAGGCTAGGCTTGAGGAGGGTGGCGTGCCCACTTATGATAGGTTGGAGACCGCGGCTAATGCATTGAGGGCTTTATATGAATATGCGGTGATTAGGGGTTTAGCGCGTCCTCACTGA
- a CDS encoding cation:proton antiporter, with translation MPAEEVIFLTLLEVSILVLLADLAGSVLARYGFPRVVAELLIGLTLSPYALGSLLNAILHMELFTINDYLLFLTNLSVILLLFASGLEHGLSTLREGGIYGILAAVFGAIVPYTLVYWALVSMGLPFAESTIIALSTAPTSLAVVAGIIEREGLTGLPSTKVLITAASIDDVVALILLSMATAVIVAGVFTYGTLITAVKIVILWVLIFLLSVLFIPRILNRVGEETIVYASLVVLFGVVLIMTTLGFSDVIAAFIAGVAVAESRFSQRVRETVNVLLAIFGSIFFIVMGLQLNFKYILNIEVLVMAIVVSLAAIIGKVIGIYPFAYLRLRDSRDSIIVSYGMIPRGEMGLVVASIGLSSGLITMGDFGVIILMVLITTIIGAVVYRREACRFRSVRTR, from the coding sequence ATGCCTGCCGAGGAGGTTATTTTCCTCACGCTTCTTGAGGTTAGTATACTGGTATTACTGGCTGACTTAGCAGGTAGTGTTCTCGCTAGGTATGGCTTTCCAAGGGTCGTGGCTGAGCTCCTTATAGGGCTTACCCTAAGCCCATACGCTCTGGGCTCCTTATTGAACGCGATACTCCACATGGAGTTATTCACTATTAATGACTACCTATTATTCCTGACGAACCTCTCGGTGATACTACTATTATTTGCCTCGGGCCTTGAGCATGGCCTATCCACGCTTAGGGAGGGTGGTATCTATGGCATATTAGCCGCAGTATTCGGCGCCATAGTCCCTTATACCCTGGTATACTGGGCCTTAGTGAGTATGGGTTTGCCGTTTGCGGAATCAACAATCATTGCCCTATCAACGGCGCCCACAAGCCTGGCGGTCGTTGCTGGGATCATAGAGCGCGAGGGCTTGACTGGGCTACCCAGCACTAAGGTTTTGATTACGGCTGCCTCCATTGATGATGTCGTTGCCCTAATACTCCTGTCCATGGCTACTGCGGTGATAGTCGCCGGTGTTTTTACATACGGCACCCTAATCACGGCAGTAAAGATCGTCATTCTCTGGGTACTGATATTCCTTCTTTCCGTTTTATTCATACCAAGGATCCTAAACAGGGTTGGTGAGGAGACCATTGTGTATGCATCCCTGGTTGTCCTCTTCGGCGTCGTCCTCATAATGACAACGCTGGGCTTCTCTGATGTCATTGCTGCGTTCATAGCCGGCGTTGCTGTTGCCGAGAGCAGGTTCTCGCAGAGGGTTAGGGAGACCGTGAACGTGCTACTCGCCATATTCGGCTCCATCTTCTTCATAGTCATGGGCCTCCAACTAAACTTCAAGTATATACTTAACATTGAGGTCTTGGTAATGGCTATCGTGGTCTCCCTCGCGGCAATCATTGGTAAGGTTATTGGTATATACCCATTCGCCTACCTAAGGCTTCGTGATAGCCGTGACTCAATAATCGTTAGTTACGGCATGATACCCAGGGGTGAGATGGGGCTTGTGGTGGCATCCATTGGCCTGAGTAGTGGGTTGATTACCATGGGTGATTTCGGAGTTATAATACTCATGGTGTTGATAACCACGATAATAGGCGCCGTAGTCTATAGGCGGGAGGCCTGTAGATTCAGGTCAGTGAGGACGCGCTAA
- a CDS encoding YhfC family intramembrane metalloprotease, with translation MAQLMTALLTIAYLIASSVIAYVMLNRFTWCGRASWVLMGIGFMVLALTLQVIAQEVPILIVVLIHIKEVLIGSASSIIDLVLDFVKSNIYLVAIYMGLMAGVFQEVFKYLAVRDRELKPALYIGYGFALVDIAFAIASVVMSLLIPVSVNLDIQYQYIAVAPIISLVGLAIQPVVSFLFHPGSSMLLRAYQFMNKGLRGLILMILAHAYMDSFVEYLDSAIVLGLINSSLVIFISTIYFITVIIIAILIFIGGFRALSILMGPKPHN, from the coding sequence ATGGCGCAGTTAATGACTGCGTTGTTGACGATCGCCTACCTAATCGCATCCTCTGTTATCGCTTACGTAATGCTTAACCGATTTACATGGTGTGGTAGGGCTTCATGGGTCTTAATGGGTATTGGTTTCATGGTCCTCGCCCTAACACTGCAGGTGATTGCTCAGGAGGTACCAATACTCATTGTTGTCTTAATCCACATTAAGGAGGTTCTGATTGGAAGTGCATCATCAATCATAGACTTAGTCCTGGACTTTGTTAAATCGAATATTTACCTAGTGGCCATTTACATGGGGTTAATGGCTGGGGTCTTTCAAGAGGTTTTCAAGTACCTGGCTGTTAGGGATCGTGAACTCAAGCCAGCCCTGTACATTGGTTACGGCTTCGCCCTTGTGGATATTGCATTTGCTATTGCGAGTGTGGTTATGTCATTGCTGATACCTGTGTCGGTAAATCTCGATATTCAATACCAGTACATTGCCGTGGCGCCCATCATAAGCCTAGTCGGCCTTGCCATTCAGCCCGTTGTCTCCTTCCTATTCCATCCAGGTTCATCAATGCTGCTCAGGGCTTATCAATTCATGAATAAGGGCCTTAGGGGTTTAATTCTCATGATTCTTGCTCACGCCTACATGGACTCATTCGTTGAATACCTAGACAGTGCTATTGTCCTTGGCCTAATTAACTCCTCACTGGTTATATTCATATCTACTATTTACTTCATTACCGTAATTATAATAGCCATCCTAATCTTCATTGGTGGGTTTAGGGCGCTATCTATACTTATGGGACCTAAACCTCATAATTAA
- a CDS encoding chloride channel protein has translation MDVARQPYTVKWLILGILIGSAAGASALTFYLMLRLTTYIFLNLLVGYEQPEPIGLGGSLMYAPRIERPWLIPVSTVIGAVIVAYLAREFRESRAGLDAIIEAYHGRRRPFSNPVLHGFINVVLSTITIGSGGSAGPEAPTGNFGGSLSHFIAKRLGLDEEDKALAMIVGMGAALGAIFKAPIGGALLAAELPYRRDLEVRALYPALVASLVAYAIFCLVTGFKPYLGRVMMSTPTASIPLYVVLGFVDGAVAIIYIESLDGVRRLFSGLGVNDVVRTAIGGLIIGLIGLATPQVLGASEGWMDLAIYARLSAFSSQVIPLIILLALLPLIKIISTSITLGSGEVGGVFAPGLVIGTFTGLDMGLLFHSLYPALTPSVAPFVVVSSLAMFGAASNAPLAVMVMLLEMTSNYQILPEAVIASAIAYLMTTWRFTVFKAQRINKRHARHE, from the coding sequence ATGGACGTAGCCAGGCAACCCTACACCGTTAAGTGGCTCATACTCGGCATACTGATTGGGTCGGCCGCAGGCGCCTCAGCACTAACGTTCTACCTAATGCTTAGGTTAACCACATACATATTCCTAAACCTACTGGTTGGTTATGAGCAGCCTGAGCCCATTGGGCTTGGCGGCTCACTAATGTACGCACCACGCATTGAGAGACCTTGGTTAATACCCGTGTCCACGGTGATTGGCGCAGTGATCGTTGCCTACCTCGCCAGGGAATTCCGCGAGTCCAGGGCCGGCCTCGACGCAATCATTGAGGCGTACCACGGTAGAAGGAGGCCCTTCAGTAACCCTGTTCTTCACGGCTTTATTAATGTGGTGCTCTCGACAATAACAATAGGCTCAGGAGGCTCCGCGGGGCCCGAGGCACCCACCGGGAACTTCGGAGGTAGCTTATCGCACTTCATTGCCAAGAGGCTTGGGCTCGATGAGGAGGATAAGGCCCTGGCGATGATTGTTGGTATGGGCGCGGCCCTAGGCGCAATATTCAAGGCGCCAATAGGCGGTGCATTACTCGCGGCTGAACTACCCTATAGGAGGGACCTGGAGGTTAGGGCCCTATACCCAGCCCTCGTGGCCTCGCTGGTGGCCTACGCAATCTTCTGCCTAGTAACTGGTTTCAAGCCTTACCTGGGCCGGGTAATGATGAGCACACCCACAGCATCAATTCCACTTTACGTTGTTTTGGGGTTTGTTGATGGCGCCGTAGCCATAATATACATTGAGTCGTTAGATGGCGTCCGCAGGCTATTCAGTGGGTTGGGGGTTAATGACGTGGTCAGGACCGCCATTGGCGGCTTAATAATTGGCTTGATCGGCCTCGCAACACCCCAGGTACTTGGTGCCAGTGAGGGTTGGATGGACTTGGCGATTTACGCAAGACTAAGCGCCTTCTCCTCACAGGTAATACCGCTTATAATACTCCTAGCCCTGCTCCCACTCATTAAAATAATCTCCACATCAATAACCCTGGGCTCGGGGGAGGTTGGCGGCGTCTTCGCGCCAGGCCTCGTAATCGGGACCTTCACGGGGCTGGACATGGGCCTACTCTTCCACAGCCTATACCCCGCGCTCACGCCTAGCGTTGCCCCATTCGTCGTAGTGAGCTCCCTGGCGATGTTCGGCGCAGCCTCAAATGCGCCATTAGCTGTCATGGTGATGCTCCTCGAAATGACCAGCAACTACCAAATACTTCCCGAGGCAGTCATTGCATCAGCAATAGCCTACCTAATGACGACCTGGAGGTTCACGGTATTTAAGGCCCAGAGAATCAATAAAAGACATGCTAGGCACGAGTGA
- a CDS encoding PaREP1 family protein, which produces MSAETLEKPLPKPTIEDYVSARLLEALIEARLALDFLSRGLVRNAAGKAFQAWRAFLAALLRLELDKLMQVVKTDEERRWLMERAVPRVPTSRMMGLSKMLSDVGYAGLLPDTALALSLHDYQYNGPDPDMALSKFRDREEASIAVIELVNELVRRVEELKPRVKWSDELEKALRELKDRLSAG; this is translated from the coding sequence ATGAGCGCAGAAACCCTAGAGAAGCCACTGCCTAAACCAACCATCGAGGACTACGTAAGTGCGAGGCTACTTGAGGCGTTAATAGAGGCTAGGCTAGCCCTTGACTTCCTAAGTAGAGGCTTGGTCAGAAACGCGGCCGGCAAGGCCTTTCAAGCATGGAGGGCCTTTCTAGCGGCATTACTTAGGCTTGAACTTGATAAGCTAATGCAGGTGGTAAAAACCGACGAGGAACGCAGGTGGCTCATGGAGAGGGCGGTGCCTCGGGTTCCAACAAGTAGGATGATGGGTTTGTCCAAGATGCTCAGTGACGTTGGGTACGCCGGCTTATTACCCGACACGGCACTGGCCCTGAGCCTGCATGACTACCAGTACAATGGTCCAGACCCAGACATGGCATTGAGTAAGTTTAGAGATAGGGAGGAGGCGTCTATTGCCGTGATTGAATTGGTTAATGAGTTGGTGAGGAGGGTGGAGGAGCTAAAGCCAAGGGTAAAGTGGAGCGATGAGCTGGAGAAGGCGCTTAGGGAGCTCAAGGATAGGCTTAGTGCGGGTTAA
- a CDS encoding class I SAM-dependent methyltransferase, protein MLSYKLYVRDYYEALGIRYLELYLRDSVLGYLGAAEALGVRGARVLDVGCGVGIGAGLLSGSAGQYVCLDIACGVLRYANHLPNVDVVCADAALLPIRPGSIDYALLINVVNVEADGEQVLRETLSLGAHVYAVSPRAVDNELIRRLIFHSF, encoded by the coding sequence ATGCTAAGTTACAAGCTTTATGTACGTGATTACTACGAGGCCTTGGGCATTAGGTACCTGGAGCTTTACCTTAGGGATAGCGTGCTTGGCTACCTAGGCGCCGCGGAGGCGCTGGGGGTTAGGGGTGCGAGGGTGTTGGATGTTGGTTGTGGGGTTGGCATTGGGGCCGGCCTTCTGTCTGGCTCGGCTGGGCAGTACGTGTGCCTGGACATTGCCTGCGGTGTGCTTAGGTACGCTAATCACCTGCCAAACGTTGACGTGGTATGCGCAGACGCGGCCTTACTACCCATTAGGCCTGGTTCCATAGACTACGCTCTGCTGATTAACGTCGTTAATGTGGAGGCCGATGGTGAGCAGGTGCTTAGAGAGACCCTGAGCCTCGGTGCCCACGTCTATGCGGTGTCGCCTAGGGCTGTGGATAATGAGTTGATTAGGCGCTTGATTTTTCATAGTTTTTAA
- a CDS encoding Lrp/AsnC family transcriptional regulator: protein MVEFMRRGHGNDSLLLDDLDHEILRILEEDCTLTYHEIAKRVGRSPWTVRHRIERLRRMGIIKGCRAVVDYKALSYSEVILFFNVPPRTWRRLGLHEVSGNGQGIIHN from the coding sequence ATGGTCGAATTTATGAGACGTGGGCATGGGAATGACTCCCTACTGCTTGATGATTTAGATCACGAAATACTGAGGATCCTTGAGGAGGATTGTACACTTACTTATCATGAGATTGCGAAGAGGGTTGGTAGGAGCCCGTGGACCGTTAGGCATAGAATTGAGAGACTCAGGCGTATGGGTATTATTAAGGGGTGCAGGGCTGTGGTTGATTATAAGGCGCTGAGTTACAGTGAGGTTATCCTGTTCTTTAATGTACCTCCGAGAACGTGGAGGAGGCTTGGACTTCATGAGGTCTCAGGAAATGGTCAAGGAATTATTCATAATTAA
- a CDS encoding ABC transporter ATP-binding protein: MRIEKLTIKYGSKVAVDGLSTCVRPGETYCLLGPNGAGKTSTIKAVLGLVRYEGHIDILGMGPPRPEVMNKVGAVLETPLVLETLSPRDFLEFVGSVRGVRDSRYVEALVRALGLEEFIDRPIMSLSAGNRQKVAIIAALMHRPRLLLMDEPFNYLDAKSVRVVKELMQRHLESGGSILFTTHIMEVAERVCSRIGIINTGRLVMEGTPMEIMSAVNAGSLEDAFLRAIRAEDEIRGLLEGL, encoded by the coding sequence TTGAGAATTGAAAAACTAACAATCAAGTACGGAAGCAAGGTCGCTGTTGACGGCCTAAGCACCTGCGTAAGACCTGGAGAGACCTACTGCCTCCTCGGGCCCAATGGGGCGGGTAAGACATCGACGATTAAGGCGGTGCTCGGCCTCGTGAGGTATGAGGGACACATAGACATACTGGGCATGGGGCCTCCTAGACCCGAGGTCATGAACAAGGTCGGCGCAGTCCTAGAGACACCACTAGTTCTTGAGACCCTAAGCCCGAGGGACTTCCTTGAGTTCGTGGGTTCTGTGAGGGGCGTTAGGGACTCGAGGTATGTGGAGGCCTTGGTAAGGGCCCTGGGTCTTGAGGAGTTTATTGATAGGCCGATAATGTCCCTGTCCGCCGGCAATAGGCAGAAGGTGGCTATTATCGCGGCGCTAATGCATAGGCCGAGGCTTCTGCTCATGGATGAGCCCTTCAACTACTTGGATGCTAAGTCGGTTAGGGTTGTTAAGGAGTTGATGCAGAGGCACCTTGAGTCTGGAGGCTCAATACTCTTCACGACACACATAATGGAGGTTGCGGAGAGGGTTTGTTCGAGGATTGGCATAATTAATACAGGCCGATTGGTGATGGAGGGGACGCCCATGGAAATAATGAGCGCGGTTAATGCGGGTAGTCTTGAGGATGCCTTCCTGAGGGCCATTAGGGCTGAGGATGAGATTAGGGGCTTGCTCGAGGGTTTGTGA
- a CDS encoding DNA-directed RNA polymerase, translating into MFRVLTLEDHIRIPPSRFGEPLERVAFEVLWGEYVGRVERDVGVYVAIFDVEVSRRGVVIFGDGATYNRVRFKALVYTPLVNEVVEGEVVRTEDFGAFVRVGPIDALIHRTQMMEDNVVLYDKQSGAFVGERSRRRLGRGDVVRARVVGVSYVTAGNRDVVRVSLTLRQPMLGKLEWIEEELSGGKKTAQAKAQQKQ; encoded by the coding sequence ATGTTCAGGGTTTTAACCCTTGAGGACCACATTAGGATTCCACCTAGTAGGTTTGGGGAGCCTCTGGAGAGGGTTGCCTTCGAGGTCCTGTGGGGTGAGTACGTGGGTAGGGTTGAGAGGGATGTGGGTGTTTACGTGGCCATATTCGACGTTGAGGTCAGTAGGAGGGGTGTGGTTATCTTTGGTGATGGTGCCACGTATAACAGGGTTCGTTTTAAGGCCTTGGTCTATACACCGCTTGTTAATGAGGTTGTTGAGGGTGAGGTGGTTAGGACTGAGGACTTCGGGGCCTTCGTGAGGGTTGGGCCTATTGATGCTCTCATACATAGGACTCAGATGATGGAGGATAACGTGGTTCTTTATGACAAGCAGAGTGGTGCCTTCGTTGGTGAGCGTAGTAGGCGTAGGCTTGGTAGGGGTGATGTGGTTAGGGCTAGGGTGGTGGGGGTGAGCTACGTGACGGCGGGTAACAGGGACGTGGTTAGGGTTAGCCTAACCCTTAGGCAGCCAATGCTTGGTAAGCTTGAGTGGATTGAGGAGGAGCTCAGTGGTGGTAAGAAGACTGCGCAGGCTAAGGCTCAGCAGAAGCAGTAG
- a CDS encoding translation initiation factor, which translates to MSGEDQGDIVDELLSSVLGGESGNEAEIAKEQALVRVRVERRKRHLVTVIEFDSSDVKSLDINGIAKELKRRLAAGGTVRENSIEVQGDQRQRVKKLLVEMGFREENILIDETIVET; encoded by the coding sequence ATGAGTGGGGAGGATCAGGGAGATATAGTTGATGAGTTGCTTTCGTCGGTGCTTGGTGGTGAGAGTGGTAATGAGGCGGAGATTGCGAAGGAGCAGGCGTTGGTTAGGGTTAGGGTTGAGAGGAGGAAGAGGCATTTGGTTACTGTTATTGAGTTTGATAGCTCTGACGTTAAGAGCCTGGATATAAATGGTATTGCCAAGGAGCTTAAGCGTAGGCTTGCGGCTGGCGGTACTGTTAGGGAGAACTCGATTGAGGTTCAGGGTGACCAGAGGCAGAGGGTTAAGAAGTTGCTTGTGGAGATGGGGTTTAGGGAGGAGAATATACTAATTGATGAGACTATTGTGGAGACCTAG